A genome region from Streptomyces pratensis includes the following:
- a CDS encoding acetylxylan esterase — MLFDMPLERLREYRPETEEPADFDAFWEKTLGETARHGMDAAFVPYDAGFTTVDVYDVTFTGWGGQPVKAWLMLPRVRSGPLPAVVQYIGYNGGRGIPYSWLTWSALGYAHLVMDNRGQGGGGKNTADTPDLGPDGHGSSSPGFLTRGIEDPYRHYYRRLITDAVRAVDAVKAHEAVDPSRVAVLGGSQGGGLALAVAGLRDDVAAAVADVPFLCHFRRASQITDSGPYAEIARWLSGHRFRIEEAMETLSYFDGVNFAARATAPAWFSVGLMDRICPSSTVFAAYHAYAGPAELEVFTYNGHEGGAEYDLPRKLGALRGVFGT; from the coding sequence TTGCTGTTCGACATGCCCCTGGAGCGGCTGCGCGAGTACCGGCCCGAGACCGAGGAGCCCGCGGACTTCGACGCGTTCTGGGAGAAGACCCTCGGCGAGACGGCCCGCCACGGCATGGACGCCGCGTTCGTCCCGTACGACGCCGGGTTCACCACCGTGGACGTGTACGACGTGACGTTCACCGGCTGGGGCGGGCAGCCGGTGAAGGCCTGGCTGATGCTCCCTCGCGTCCGCTCGGGTCCGCTGCCGGCCGTGGTGCAGTACATCGGGTACAACGGCGGCCGTGGCATTCCCTACTCCTGGCTGACCTGGAGCGCGCTCGGCTACGCCCATCTGGTCATGGACAACCGGGGCCAGGGCGGCGGTGGCAAGAACACCGCGGACACCCCTGACCTCGGCCCGGACGGCCACGGCTCCTCCTCGCCCGGGTTCCTCACCCGTGGCATCGAGGACCCGTACCGGCACTACTACCGCCGCCTCATCACCGACGCCGTACGCGCGGTCGACGCGGTGAAGGCCCACGAGGCCGTGGACCCCTCACGGGTCGCGGTCCTCGGCGGCAGCCAGGGGGGCGGCCTCGCGCTCGCCGTCGCCGGGCTGCGCGACGACGTGGCCGCGGCCGTAGCCGATGTGCCGTTCCTCTGCCACTTCCGGCGCGCCTCGCAGATCACGGACTCGGGCCCGTACGCGGAGATCGCCCGCTGGCTGTCCGGGCACCGCTTCCGGATCGAGGAGGCGATGGAGACCCTCTCCTACTTCGACGGGGTCAACTTCGCGGCGCGGGCGACGGCCCCGGCGTGGTTCTCGGTGGGGCTGATGGACCGGATCTGCCCGTCCTCGACGGTCTTCGCGGCGTACCACGCGTATGCGGGCCCCGCCGAACTGGAGGTGTTCACGTACAACGGTCACGAGGGCGGCGCGGAGTACGACCTGCCGCGCAAGCTGGGGGCACTGCGCGGGGTGTTCGGGACGTAG
- a CDS encoding polysaccharide lyase 8 family protein has product MTPGTGTTRRTVLAGAAALGAAVTLPLTLTPGTAHAAASEAGALRARWHTLLTGGPGLDLADERIAAAVARTGRAATTAAKGLDPSRTDGLFADLTSTALSNHVTTSFKRLATIATAWAVPGTPQHGDAALRDLLLAGIDWMLTNRYGPGHTRFDNDWDWEIGSALALNDTTVLLYDALGSERLERVTTAVRHYTPDPNLWRVDRQIATGANRVWVSTVVAVNSVLRDDGDGLARVRDALSDVEGSGANSVLAFNDRTDGTAGTGEGFYADGSFLQHYKHPYNGGYGKELLNSLSRLLNLLAGTDWTVTDPDLDNVRGWVLEGFDPLLARGDVMASVCGREIARPSKQGHASAQTVIEAVLRLIPSFPGETGEGFTALVKQWIAEDTYRDFLAVTDPASLVAALQIIDSPVPARGPLVTHKQHPRMDKAAHHRPSFAMGISAYSSRIYNYESIQNENLHGWHLSDGMVLLYTDDLGHYSEDYWPTVDPTRLPGTTVVTGRPADAAGQRTTSTADWAGGTALPGTTLGAYGMELRGYGNTLRGLKSWFCLDDVIACTGSGIGADAGTVETVVENRKLRDPSATLLVNGSAAPGGTDWSASLGKVRWLHLEGTGGYVFPESADLRGIREERTATWREINLKYGTDTPVTRPYLTLWQDHGAAPAGAGYFWLQAPAASAARTRQWSAAPPVRLVSRSTAVHAVRRPADGLLAANFWTAGTAQELASDGPASVLVRPDGRTLTVALSDPTQLRSSVVLDLARPGLTVAAADPRIRATRSGRGLRITADTAGLHGATLTLTLKRS; this is encoded by the coding sequence ATGACCCCAGGCACCGGCACCACACGTCGCACCGTCCTTGCCGGAGCGGCGGCGCTCGGCGCGGCCGTCACCCTGCCCCTCACCCTCACCCCTGGCACCGCTCACGCCGCCGCTTCGGAGGCCGGCGCTCTGCGCGCCCGCTGGCACACCCTGCTGACCGGAGGCCCCGGTCTCGACCTCGCGGACGAGCGGATCGCTGCGGCCGTCGCCAGGACCGGCCGGGCAGCCACCACTGCGGCCAAGGGCCTGGATCCGTCCCGTACCGACGGGCTGTTCGCGGACCTCACCAGCACGGCGCTCTCCAACCACGTCACCACCTCGTTCAAGCGCCTCGCCACGATCGCGACGGCGTGGGCGGTCCCCGGCACCCCGCAGCACGGTGACGCCGCCCTGCGCGACCTGCTGCTCGCCGGCATCGACTGGATGCTGACGAACCGCTACGGTCCCGGGCACACCCGCTTCGACAACGACTGGGACTGGGAGATCGGCTCGGCCCTAGCGCTCAACGACACGACCGTACTGCTGTACGACGCACTCGGATCGGAGCGGCTGGAGCGGGTCACCACGGCGGTGCGGCACTACACCCCCGACCCGAACCTGTGGCGCGTCGACCGGCAGATCGCCACCGGAGCCAACCGTGTGTGGGTCTCCACCGTGGTCGCCGTCAACTCCGTGCTCCGTGACGACGGGGACGGCCTGGCCCGGGTGCGTGACGCTCTTTCGGACGTCGAGGGTTCTGGGGCCAACAGCGTCCTGGCCTTCAACGACCGCACGGACGGCACTGCGGGGACGGGAGAGGGCTTCTACGCGGACGGCTCGTTCCTCCAGCACTACAAGCACCCGTACAACGGCGGCTACGGCAAGGAACTGCTCAACAGCCTCTCCCGTCTGCTGAATCTGCTCGCGGGCACCGACTGGACGGTCACCGACCCCGATCTGGACAACGTCCGTGGCTGGGTCCTCGAAGGTTTCGACCCGCTGCTGGCGCGCGGCGATGTGATGGCGTCGGTGTGCGGGCGCGAGATCGCCCGTCCCAGCAAGCAGGGCCATGCCTCGGCGCAGACGGTGATCGAGGCGGTGCTGCGGCTGATCCCGAGCTTCCCCGGTGAGACGGGTGAGGGCTTCACCGCACTCGTCAAGCAGTGGATCGCCGAGGACACCTACCGGGACTTCCTCGCGGTCACCGACCCGGCGTCCCTCGTCGCCGCGTTGCAAATCATCGATTCACCCGTCCCGGCGCGCGGTCCGCTGGTCACCCACAAGCAGCACCCCCGGATGGACAAGGCGGCGCACCACCGGCCCTCGTTCGCCATGGGCATCTCGGCGTACTCGAGCCGGATCTACAACTACGAGTCGATCCAGAACGAGAATCTGCACGGCTGGCATCTCTCCGACGGCATGGTGCTGCTGTACACCGACGACCTCGGGCACTACAGCGAGGACTACTGGCCGACCGTCGACCCCACCCGGCTGCCGGGCACCACGGTCGTCACCGGCCGGCCGGCGGACGCCGCGGGCCAACGGACGACGAGCACCGCCGACTGGGCGGGCGGCACGGCCCTGCCGGGGACGACCCTCGGCGCGTACGGCATGGAACTGCGGGGGTACGGAAATACGCTGCGCGGCCTGAAGAGCTGGTTCTGCCTGGACGACGTGATCGCGTGCACCGGATCCGGCATCGGCGCGGACGCGGGCACCGTCGAGACGGTCGTCGAGAACCGCAAGCTGCGCGATCCGTCCGCGACGCTCCTCGTCAACGGCAGCGCGGCACCCGGCGGCACGGACTGGTCGGCGTCGCTCGGCAAGGTCAGGTGGCTGCACCTCGAAGGGACCGGGGGCTATGTATTCCCCGAATCCGCCGACCTGCGCGGAATCCGTGAGGAACGCACGGCCACCTGGCGGGAGATCAATCTCAAGTACGGCACGGACACCCCGGTCACCCGCCCCTATCTGACGTTGTGGCAGGACCACGGGGCGGCTCCCGCCGGTGCCGGCTACTTCTGGCTCCAGGCCCCGGCAGCCTCCGCGGCCCGCACCCGGCAGTGGTCGGCGGCGCCTCCGGTGCGGCTGGTCTCCCGCTCGACTGCGGTGCACGCGGTACGCCGCCCCGCGGACGGTCTGCTCGCCGCGAACTTCTGGACCGCGGGCACCGCGCAGGAGCTGGCGTCCGACGGCCCCGCCTCGGTGCTGGTACGCCCGGACGGCAGGACGCTCACGGTGGCGCTGTCCGACCCGACGCAGCTGCGCTCCTCGGTGGTGCTCGACCTGGCCCGGCCCGGCCTCACGGTCGCCGCCGCGGATCCCCGTATCCGCGCCACGCGCTCGGGCCGGGGGCTGCGGATCACCGCGGACACGGCGGGCCTGCACGGCGCGACCCTCACCCTCACCCTGAAGAGGAGCTAG
- a CDS encoding SGNH/GDSL hydrolase family protein, whose amino-acid sequence MTVKGPARRGILTAAAAGVATAAATAPTARAAQSDGTGGPRGAGSWVTSWATAQTAPTEADTVAAAGLTDGVFTATVRLSAGGRVRLRYGHAFGALPVQIGPVTAGGRAVTFGGRRQAWLAAGASLTSDTVDGLRAPEGSALTVETRLPGPTGPLSFHRNTHASHSVDGARTTSVFLLTGVEVAGAHGPVVAVLGDSVTEGVGTPDDADLRWPDQLARRLPGAAVANLGVSGNRLLLDDARFGPGGQARFDRDVLSLPGLRTVLVQLGVNDLQQPPAQTDSSLVLAGYRQLVLRAGNAGLRTVGATITPFEGWTRWTPELDEVRQRLNRAVRTGHLFDAVADFDAALRDPARPSRLRPAFDSGDGLHPNPSGHAALAGAVDRRHLL is encoded by the coding sequence GTGACCGTCAAGGGGCCCGCGAGACGCGGGATACTGACGGCCGCCGCCGCGGGAGTGGCCACGGCCGCGGCGACGGCGCCCACCGCACGGGCCGCGCAGTCCGACGGCACCGGTGGTCCGAGAGGTGCCGGCAGCTGGGTCACGTCCTGGGCGACGGCCCAGACCGCGCCGACCGAAGCGGACACGGTGGCGGCCGCCGGACTGACCGACGGGGTGTTCACCGCGACCGTGCGTCTCTCGGCCGGTGGCCGGGTGCGCCTGAGGTACGGGCACGCCTTCGGGGCCCTGCCCGTGCAGATCGGTCCGGTGACCGCCGGCGGGCGGGCGGTGACGTTCGGCGGAAGGCGGCAGGCGTGGCTGGCCGCCGGCGCGTCCCTGACCAGCGACACGGTGGACGGGCTCCGCGCCCCGGAAGGATCGGCGCTGACGGTCGAGACCAGGCTGCCGGGCCCCACGGGCCCGTTGTCCTTCCACCGCAACACGCACGCTTCGCACAGCGTCGACGGGGCGCGCACCACCTCGGTGTTCCTCCTGACGGGCGTCGAGGTGGCCGGAGCCCACGGTCCCGTCGTCGCGGTCCTCGGCGACTCCGTCACGGAGGGCGTCGGCACGCCGGACGACGCCGATCTGCGCTGGCCGGACCAACTGGCCCGACGGCTTCCAGGAGCGGCCGTCGCCAACCTGGGCGTCAGCGGCAACAGACTGCTGCTGGACGACGCGCGGTTCGGGCCCGGCGGCCAGGCACGCTTCGACCGCGACGTCCTCTCGCTGCCCGGCCTTCGCACCGTGCTGGTCCAGCTCGGCGTCAACGACCTCCAGCAGCCGCCCGCCCAGACGGACTCCTCGCTCGTGCTGGCCGGGTACCGCCAGCTGGTGCTGCGTGCCGGGAACGCGGGGCTGCGGACCGTCGGCGCGACCATCACCCCGTTCGAGGGCTGGACCCGCTGGACCCCGGAGCTCGACGAGGTGCGGCAGCGGCTCAACCGCGCGGTACGCACCGGCCACCTGTTCGACGCGGTCGCAGACTTCGACGCCGCGCTGCGCGACCCCGCACGCCCGTCGCGTCTGCGGCCCGCCTTCGACAGCGGTGACGGCCTGCACCCCAATCCTTCCGGTCACGCCGCGCTCGCCGGGGCCGTCGACCGCCGACACCTGCTGTGA
- a CDS encoding phytoene desaturase family protein, which produces MPADETSSPGAPAHAAYDTVIVGGGHNGLVAAAYLARAGQSVLVLERLGGTGGAAVSTRPFDGIDARLSRYSYLVSLLPQKIVRELGLDFAVRKRTVSSYTPAVRGGRPTGLLVGGDGTRESFAALTGDGREYDAWQRFYGMTGRVAERVFPTLTEPLPARGELRARVDDTDAWRMLFEEPIGVAVEENFADDLVRGVVLTDALIGTFADAHEPSLVQNRCFLYHVIGNSTGDWDVPVGGMGALTDALAGAARAAGAEIRVLHEATRIETDGTRAEVTVRSPDGEHVVGARRVLVNASPQALAELLGEAPPTPAEGAQLKVNMLLTRLPRLRDHSVDPHRAFAGTFHIAEGYEQLAAAYREAAAGRPPSAPPSEIYCHSLTDPSILGPDLAARGYQTLTLFGLHTPARLFTEDNETTRAALLEATLAELDAHLEEPVTECLALDADGRPCIEARTPLDLERDLRLPAGHIFHRDLSFPYATAETGRWGVETAHANVLLCGAGAVRGGGVSGVPGHNAAMAALGR; this is translated from the coding sequence ATGCCCGCAGACGAGACGTCCTCACCTGGCGCACCCGCGCACGCCGCCTACGACACGGTGATCGTCGGCGGCGGCCACAACGGCCTGGTCGCCGCCGCCTACCTCGCCCGCGCCGGACAGTCGGTCCTCGTCCTGGAACGGCTCGGCGGCACCGGGGGAGCGGCGGTCTCGACCCGGCCCTTCGACGGGATCGACGCCCGGCTCTCGCGCTACTCCTACCTCGTCTCGCTCCTCCCGCAGAAGATCGTCCGCGAGCTCGGCCTGGACTTCGCCGTACGCAAGCGCACCGTCTCCTCGTACACGCCCGCCGTACGCGGTGGCCGGCCCACCGGGCTGCTCGTCGGCGGCGACGGCACCCGGGAGTCCTTCGCCGCACTCACCGGCGACGGCCGGGAGTACGACGCGTGGCAGCGCTTCTACGGAATGACGGGCAGGGTGGCGGAGCGGGTGTTCCCGACACTCACCGAACCCTTGCCCGCCCGCGGGGAACTGCGGGCGCGCGTCGACGACACGGACGCCTGGCGCATGCTGTTCGAGGAGCCCATCGGCGTCGCCGTCGAGGAGAACTTCGCCGACGACCTCGTACGCGGTGTCGTGCTCACCGACGCGCTGATCGGCACCTTCGCCGACGCCCACGAGCCGTCACTGGTCCAGAACCGCTGTTTCCTCTACCACGTGATCGGCAATTCCACGGGTGACTGGGACGTCCCGGTCGGCGGCATGGGCGCGCTCACCGACGCCCTGGCCGGCGCGGCCCGCGCGGCCGGCGCCGAGATCCGCGTGCTGCACGAGGCGACCCGCATCGAGACCGACGGCACGCGCGCCGAGGTGACTGTCCGCTCGCCCGACGGGGAGCACGTGGTCGGCGCGCGCAGGGTTCTCGTCAACGCCTCGCCGCAGGCGCTGGCCGAGCTCCTCGGCGAGGCGCCGCCCACCCCGGCCGAGGGCGCCCAGCTGAAGGTGAACATGCTGCTCACGCGACTGCCGAGGCTCCGTGACCACTCGGTCGACCCGCACCGCGCCTTCGCCGGAACGTTCCACATCGCCGAAGGGTACGAGCAACTGGCCGCCGCCTACCGTGAGGCCGCTGCCGGACGTCCGCCCTCCGCCCCGCCTTCCGAGATCTACTGCCATTCGCTGACCGACCCGTCGATCCTCGGCCCCGATCTCGCGGCCCGTGGCTACCAGACCCTCACCCTGTTCGGCCTGCACACCCCGGCCCGGCTGTTCACGGAGGACAACGAGACGACGCGCGCCGCTCTGCTCGAAGCCACCCTGGCCGAACTCGACGCCCATCTCGAGGAGCCGGTCACCGAATGCCTCGCCCTCGACGCCGACGGCAGGCCGTGCATCGAGGCGAGGACCCCCCTCGACCTGGAGCGGGACCTGAGGCTGCCCGCCGGGCACATCTTCCACCGGGACCTCTCCTTCCCCTACGCCACGGCGGAGACGGGCCGCTGGGGTGTGGAGACCGCTCACGCCAACGTCCTGCTGTGCGGGGCGGGCGCGGTGCGCGGCGGTGGGGTCAGCGGGGTGCCCGGCCACAACGCCGCCATGGCGGCGCTGGGCCGGTGA
- a CDS encoding DinB family protein has translation MNVPDRLVPLLKQFDWACERLGNRLAGPFVDSGNGTDVAAPVMTDDEYLWEPVPDCWSVRLRGSGPGPGGTSLTGAGGWGRDTAPFPHPAPPPFTTLAWRLSHLSELLTLRADHSAGTRSLTREDYRVAGDAAGALADFGASAAAWRGALLGADDAALDTVGYSTYPYGSDPEDPFLDTVWWVNQELLHHGAEIALLRDLYRVRGGLA, from the coding sequence ATGAACGTACCCGACCGCCTGGTCCCGTTGCTGAAGCAGTTCGACTGGGCCTGCGAACGCCTCGGGAACCGTCTGGCGGGGCCTTTCGTCGACAGCGGGAACGGCACGGATGTGGCGGCGCCCGTAATGACGGACGATGAGTACCTGTGGGAGCCGGTGCCGGACTGCTGGTCGGTCCGCCTGCGCGGCTCGGGTCCGGGGCCAGGCGGAACCTCCCTGACGGGTGCCGGTGGATGGGGGCGGGACACGGCGCCGTTCCCGCACCCTGCGCCGCCGCCCTTCACCACCCTCGCTTGGCGCCTGAGCCATCTCAGCGAGCTGCTGACCCTGCGTGCCGATCACTCGGCGGGGACCCGCAGTCTGACCCGCGAGGACTACCGGGTGGCCGGTGACGCGGCGGGAGCGCTCGCGGACTTCGGTGCGTCTGCCGCCGCGTGGCGTGGGGCGCTGCTCGGCGCGGACGACGCGGCCCTGGACACGGTCGGGTACAGCACGTACCCGTACGGCAGCGACCCGGAGGACCCCTTCCTGGACACCGTGTGGTGGGTCAACCAGGAGCTGCTGCACCACGGGGCGGAGATCGCGCTGCTGCGTGACCTCTACCGCGTGAGGGGCGGCCTGGCCTGA
- a CDS encoding serine/threonine-protein kinase, with amino-acid sequence MADTRLIQSRYRLLDMIGRGGMGEVWRARDESLGRQVAVKCLKPMGPQHDQAFTRILRERFRREARVAAALQHRGVTVVHDFGESDGVLYLVMELLEGRNLSQLLEDNKQHPLPVADVVDIAEQVADALGYTHQQGIVHRDLKPANIMRLDDGAVKICDFGIARLGHDIGFSSRLTGTGIAMGTPHYMSPEQISGGDVDHRSDLYSLGCVLYEIATGVPPFDMDDAWGVLVGHRDTAPEPLRTHRAELPGFFDEVVLELLAKTPGERPDDAGDLRRRISLGRTGEQPEAGRVRPAPPGPVRRPGAAGRQLPSWTRNMTSGHKATGTRYTGTAEVDHAAGLTGAWTTGTGQAVAAGFPSAGQGRPTPSPELLATLAGRHSAGLDLSRLGHWEEAGDVHRAVAAERALALGPDHPDTLASRYEVGFTLSRTGRVADALREFGAVADGRERTLGPDHAGTLAARQETAYVLGQLGRHFEAHQVYTEVLASRERAMGPDHPDTLRCRHNLAFNLSRLGRLEDSYRMAREVADARGRLLGATHPDTLVTLYEVAYTLGRLDRWPEALQIYREVAQARATALGADHPDTLSARYEVGISLGRLGRSAEALELYRALAEDRTRVGGPADPETLRARHGLGVNLGRMARWEEALAEAREVCAIRERTLGPDHPDTLVSRREVAVGLGWLGRWADALTDYSTVAEIRERVLGAGHPDTLASRNDQAHCLEQLGRSTEAVDLHRRVADLRRERGIPPH; translated from the coding sequence ATGGCGGACACCAGGCTGATCCAGAGCCGGTACCGGCTGCTCGACATGATCGGGCGCGGAGGCATGGGCGAGGTATGGCGCGCGCGCGACGAATCGCTGGGCAGGCAGGTGGCCGTCAAGTGCCTGAAACCGATGGGGCCGCAGCATGATCAGGCCTTCACCCGAATCCTGCGCGAGCGCTTCCGGCGTGAGGCGCGGGTGGCCGCGGCGCTCCAGCACCGTGGTGTCACCGTCGTCCACGACTTCGGTGAGTCCGACGGCGTCCTCTATCTCGTCATGGAGCTCCTGGAAGGCCGCAACCTCAGCCAGCTCCTGGAGGACAACAAGCAGCACCCGTTGCCGGTGGCCGATGTCGTCGACATCGCGGAACAGGTCGCCGACGCCCTCGGCTACACCCATCAGCAGGGCATCGTGCACCGTGACCTCAAGCCCGCGAACATCATGCGTCTCGACGACGGCGCCGTGAAGATCTGCGACTTCGGCATCGCCAGGCTCGGCCACGACATCGGCTTCAGTTCCCGGCTCACCGGCACCGGCATAGCCATGGGCACCCCGCACTACATGTCGCCCGAGCAGATCAGCGGCGGGGACGTCGACCACCGCAGTGACCTCTACTCCCTGGGCTGTGTGCTGTACGAGATCGCCACGGGTGTACCGCCGTTCGACATGGACGACGCCTGGGGCGTGCTCGTCGGACACCGGGACACCGCTCCCGAACCACTGCGCACCCACCGCGCCGAACTCCCGGGGTTCTTCGACGAGGTCGTCCTGGAGCTGCTGGCCAAAACGCCCGGGGAGCGCCCGGACGACGCCGGTGACCTGCGCAGGCGCATCTCGCTCGGGCGCACCGGCGAGCAGCCGGAAGCCGGACGGGTCAGGCCCGCCCCACCCGGGCCGGTCCGGCGGCCAGGGGCAGCCGGGCGGCAGCTTCCCTCCTGGACGCGCAACATGACCAGCGGTCACAAGGCGACCGGCACCAGGTACACCGGGACAGCCGAGGTCGACCACGCTGCGGGCCTGACCGGCGCGTGGACCACCGGGACCGGGCAAGCCGTCGCCGCCGGCTTCCCGTCCGCAGGACAGGGCCGCCCCACCCCGTCGCCCGAACTGCTCGCCACCCTGGCCGGCCGGCACAGCGCCGGACTCGACCTGAGCCGCCTGGGCCACTGGGAGGAGGCGGGCGACGTGCACCGCGCGGTGGCCGCCGAACGCGCGCTCGCGCTCGGCCCCGACCACCCGGACACCCTCGCCAGCCGGTACGAGGTGGGCTTCACCCTCAGCCGCACCGGACGCGTCGCGGACGCGCTGCGCGAATTCGGTGCGGTCGCCGACGGCCGCGAACGCACCCTGGGCCCCGACCACGCAGGGACACTCGCGGCCCGGCAGGAGACGGCGTACGTCCTCGGCCAACTCGGCCGTCATTTCGAGGCCCACCAGGTCTACACCGAGGTGCTCGCCTCGCGGGAGCGCGCCATGGGACCGGACCACCCCGACACCCTGCGCTGCCGCCACAACCTCGCCTTCAACCTCAGCAGACTGGGCCGCCTGGAGGACTCGTACCGCATGGCCCGTGAGGTGGCGGACGCACGCGGCCGCCTGCTCGGCGCGACGCATCCGGACACCTTGGTCACGCTGTACGAAGTGGCGTACACACTCGGCCGGCTCGACCGCTGGCCCGAGGCCCTGCAGATCTATCGCGAAGTGGCGCAGGCCCGCGCCACCGCTCTCGGCGCGGACCACCCCGACACGCTGTCCGCGCGCTACGAGGTGGGTATCAGCCTCGGCAGACTGGGCCGCAGCGCCGAGGCCCTGGAGCTCTATCGGGCCCTGGCCGAGGACCGCACCCGGGTCGGCGGCCCGGCGGACCCCGAGACTCTGCGCGCCCGGCACGGCCTCGGCGTCAACCTGGGGCGGATGGCACGCTGGGAGGAGGCGCTCGCCGAGGCACGCGAGGTCTGCGCGATCCGGGAACGCACCCTGGGGCCCGACCACCCCGACACGCTCGTCAGCCGCCGCGAGGTCGCCGTCGGGCTGGGCTGGCTCGGCCGCTGGGCCGACGCGCTCACCGACTACAGCACGGTCGCCGAGATCCGCGAACGGGTCCTGGGGGCCGGCCATCCCGACACCCTCGCGAGCCGCAACGACCAGGCGCACTGCCTGGAACAGCTCGGTCGCAGCACCGAGGCTGTGGACCTCCACCGTCGGGTCGCCGACCTGCGCCGGGAGCGCGGGATTCCGCCGCACTGA